A genomic segment from Vicinamibacterales bacterium encodes:
- a CDS encoding Cof-type HAD-IIB family hydrolase yields MPIKLIAIDIDGTLLDSSSRLPENNRSVLQEASRHGVDIVLVTGRSFHHTRELALQMPARTILILNNGSVVKDQSGATLASHTLPAETARYIVKETRSVRDGAAAIFDRDDDRQFLCERIDWTHPHRRHYFELHNAWITQVSSLATELTEDPLQLGFTGDVSSMRELAELLTSLPRAAEYSQALTEYQLRNFSLLDVVSPGRSKGRTLAEWSTQRGLTPSEVMAVGDNLNDREMLEFAGIPVVMGNATPGLKKPGWIQTDTNDEEGLAKAIIKYALKRNQ; encoded by the coding sequence ATGCCGATCAAGCTAATCGCCATCGACATCGACGGCACACTACTCGATAGCTCGTCCAGACTGCCAGAAAACAATCGGAGCGTGCTGCAAGAAGCCTCAAGGCACGGTGTCGACATTGTCCTAGTCACCGGACGCAGTTTTCATCATACCCGTGAACTTGCGCTCCAGATGCCCGCACGAACGATATTAATCTTGAACAATGGATCAGTCGTCAAGGACCAGTCAGGCGCGACCTTAGCTTCTCATACTCTGCCGGCAGAGACGGCACGTTACATCGTGAAGGAAACACGTTCTGTTCGCGACGGCGCCGCCGCAATATTCGATCGGGACGATGACAGACAATTTCTTTGCGAGCGGATCGATTGGACGCATCCACATCGAAGGCATTACTTCGAGCTACACAACGCATGGATCACGCAGGTCTCGTCACTGGCGACCGAGCTAACTGAGGACCCATTGCAGCTAGGATTCACAGGCGACGTTAGCAGCATGCGCGAACTCGCGGAGCTTCTTACATCTCTTCCGAGGGCTGCTGAGTACTCCCAAGCGTTGACTGAGTATCAACTGCGCAACTTTTCCCTACTCGACGTAGTTAGTCCGGGCCGCTCTAAAGGACGAACGCTTGCTGAGTGGTCCACGCAACGAGGCCTGACACCCAGCGAAGTGATGGCCGTCGGCGATAACCTCAATGATCGTGAGATGCTAGAGTTCGCCGGCATCCCAGTAGTGATGGGAAACGCCACTCCTGGTTTGAAAAAACCCGGATGGATTCAAACAGACACTAACGATGAAGAAGGCTTAGCCAAAGCTATCATCAAATACGCCCTAAAAAGAAACCAGTAA
- the ispG gene encoding flavodoxin-dependent (E)-4-hydroxy-3-methylbut-2-enyl-diphosphate synthase has product MAKLKMHRTVGVRVGNVQIGGGAPVVVQSMTMTDTADAAATAEQCAELAKAGSELVRITVNVPEAANAVPEIRQRLNDQGLVVPLVGDFHYNGHQLLMRHPDCARILDKFRINPGNVGTGDRRDEQFTTICKIARDHETPIRIGVNGGSLDQDLVTAKMQENTDRNLGRSSEEIINECLVLSALQSTELALEAGLRKEQIVISCKVSQPDNLISVYTELAARTDQPLHLGLTEAGMGIKGMVWSSTAMGILLNQGIGDTIRVSLTPQPGGDRRNEVTAACELLQSLGLRSFAPSVTACPGCGRTTSSTFQELAERIQAYVRDMMPEWKKDYDGVEEMRLAVMGCVVNGPGESKAANIGISLPGTGEAPLCPVYIDGIHTTTLKGSYEELAEAFRALVDDYVAEHYPRKPARESV; this is encoded by the coding sequence GTGGCTAAGTTGAAGATGCACCGAACGGTCGGGGTAAGAGTCGGCAATGTTCAGATTGGGGGCGGTGCGCCGGTGGTCGTGCAGTCGATGACGATGACCGACACAGCCGATGCAGCGGCCACCGCAGAACAGTGTGCTGAGCTAGCTAAGGCTGGGTCGGAATTGGTACGAATCACAGTCAACGTCCCTGAAGCAGCCAACGCGGTCCCTGAAATTCGGCAACGCCTCAACGATCAAGGCCTTGTCGTACCGCTTGTAGGCGATTTCCATTACAACGGGCATCAACTGTTAATGCGACACCCTGACTGCGCGCGGATACTCGATAAGTTCCGGATCAATCCTGGCAACGTCGGAACTGGCGATCGTCGGGACGAGCAATTCACTACGATCTGCAAGATCGCTCGCGATCATGAAACACCGATTCGGATTGGAGTAAATGGCGGTTCACTCGATCAGGACCTAGTCACGGCGAAGATGCAAGAGAATACAGACCGCAATCTGGGTCGCTCGTCAGAAGAAATCATCAACGAATGTCTCGTGTTGTCAGCGCTGCAATCAACCGAGTTGGCGCTCGAGGCCGGGCTGCGCAAAGAACAGATCGTGATCTCTTGTAAGGTCTCACAACCAGATAATCTTATTTCCGTTTACACCGAACTAGCAGCTAGGACTGACCAGCCGCTCCACCTTGGTCTCACCGAGGCTGGCATGGGTATTAAAGGAATGGTCTGGTCCTCGACGGCGATGGGCATACTGCTTAACCAAGGGATCGGTGACACAATCCGGGTTTCGCTCACGCCGCAGCCTGGGGGCGACCGCCGTAACGAGGTGACAGCGGCCTGCGAATTACTGCAGTCACTCGGGTTGCGGTCCTTTGCTCCAAGCGTCACTGCCTGCCCCGGCTGTGGGCGGACAACGAGCTCCACGTTTCAGGAACTTGCCGAACGAATCCAAGCTTATGTGCGAGATATGATGCCGGAGTGGAAGAAAGATTACGATGGCGTTGAAGAAATGCGTTTGGCAGTCATGGGCTGCGTCGTTAACGGACCAGGCGAATCAAAAGCGGCCAACATAGGTATTAGTCTGCCCGGAACTGGTGAAGCGCCCCTCTGCCCTGTCTATATTGACGGAATCCACACTACAACGCTTAAGGGTAGCTACGAGGAACTAGCTGAAGCCTTCCGTGCGCTGGTTGATGACTACGTGGCTGAACATTATCCTCGTAAACCAGCTCGGGAATCTGTCTGA
- a CDS encoding DPP IV N-terminal domain-containing protein: MTRHAWFCFLLTLSLTTTPLIGQEDNRVATANYQLAARFAPYKLNRLIYSTTVTPHWIEGSDRFWYEWETSNGKSFYLVDPAQGTKTAVFDNDRIAAELTRLTKDPWDGQHLPIRGIRFIDQDTLQFEVQSSQDEERDEVGNRTEEEQDQEDQNDSNGVKASKKRVFHFEYDVTTRTLRQLENWEGPDNHPAWASVSPDGNTVVFARNHNLYAMTGEAYQQILEARRGKDEDEANEAEEGVEVSETQLSTDGEEHYSYADRDRGDTDTEKAKNREKRKHASISWAHDSRYFAIVRLDQRQTGDLWVIHSVGNRRPELETYKYDMAGEEKIAQREIRIYDLELKRMITVGADRFKDQQVGIWNDRRFEYPDSDEPERDLWLSDASSELHFWRQSRDRHKVEVCVADTVTGEVRVLFEEELNTYVETQPLERLASGDLLWWSERDGWAHLYRYGQDGMPKRQLTEGAWSVRRIVGIDEAAGVAYVMANARQPEEDPYYQHLYRVNLDGTGVELLYPGNFDHRVYIGESNRFFVDNYSRVNTRPSTALVSVDGKRVLDLEEADFSQLMAAGYEFPEPYSVKAEDRITDLYGVMYKPFDFDPTKKYPIIEYVYPGPQTESVSKSFSTNRYETALSQFGFIVVTVGNRGGHPARSKWYHNYGYGDLRDYGLADKKVAIEQLVDRHEFIDQDRVGIYGHSGGGFMSTAAMLVYPDLFKVAVSSSGNHNNDVYNSFWSEKHHGIKEVLSEDGEVSFEYDIDKNSDLAQNLQGHLLLTTGDIDNNVHPVGTLRMAEALIRANKRFDFFMFPGQRHSYGDMGDYWFWLRAEYFVEHLLGDLHWDPDIKELNLVRDDVPAPAPPRTPPE; the protein is encoded by the coding sequence ATGACACGTCATGCGTGGTTTTGCTTCCTTCTCACGTTGAGTCTCACCACGACGCCTCTGATTGGCCAAGAAGACAACCGTGTGGCCACCGCAAACTACCAACTAGCAGCCCGTTTTGCTCCTTACAAATTAAACAGGCTTATTTACAGCACCACGGTCACGCCTCATTGGATCGAGGGGAGTGACCGGTTCTGGTATGAGTGGGAAACCTCAAACGGCAAGTCATTCTATTTGGTCGACCCAGCACAAGGCACTAAAACAGCCGTCTTCGACAACGACCGAATTGCTGCTGAATTAACCAGGCTAACGAAGGACCCTTGGGACGGACAACACTTGCCGATTCGGGGAATCAGATTTATTGACCAAGACACACTCCAGTTTGAGGTTCAATCGTCACAGGATGAAGAGCGTGATGAGGTTGGGAACCGAACCGAGGAAGAGCAGGACCAAGAAGATCAGAACGATAGCAACGGAGTCAAGGCCAGCAAGAAGCGGGTCTTCCACTTCGAGTACGACGTGACTACCAGAACACTTCGGCAGCTCGAGAACTGGGAGGGCCCTGACAACCATCCAGCGTGGGCTAGCGTATCACCTGATGGCAACACGGTTGTGTTTGCACGAAACCACAATTTGTACGCGATGACCGGTGAGGCCTACCAACAAATTCTTGAGGCTCGACGCGGGAAGGACGAGGACGAAGCCAACGAAGCTGAAGAAGGCGTTGAGGTAAGTGAAACTCAACTCTCAACAGATGGAGAAGAACATTACAGCTACGCCGATCGTGATCGTGGTGATACTGATACGGAGAAGGCGAAGAACAGGGAGAAGCGCAAGCACGCTAGCATCTCGTGGGCCCATGACTCTCGGTACTTTGCGATCGTTCGGCTCGACCAGCGCCAGACAGGCGACCTATGGGTAATCCACTCCGTGGGAAACAGACGCCCAGAACTCGAAACATATAAATACGACATGGCCGGGGAAGAGAAGATCGCGCAGCGTGAAATTCGGATTTATGACCTTGAATTGAAGCGGATGATTACAGTGGGCGCCGACAGGTTCAAGGACCAGCAGGTCGGCATCTGGAACGATCGGAGGTTCGAATATCCCGACAGCGATGAGCCAGAGCGTGATCTCTGGTTATCGGATGCGTCGAGTGAATTGCACTTCTGGCGTCAAAGTCGAGACCGACACAAGGTCGAAGTTTGCGTCGCTGACACCGTTACGGGAGAGGTACGCGTTCTGTTCGAAGAGGAACTTAATACCTACGTGGAAACTCAACCGCTCGAGCGGCTGGCATCCGGCGACTTACTCTGGTGGTCAGAACGCGATGGCTGGGCACATTTGTACCGCTATGGTCAAGATGGTATGCCCAAGCGTCAATTAACCGAGGGTGCTTGGTCCGTCCGACGAATCGTCGGCATTGACGAGGCTGCGGGTGTTGCCTACGTCATGGCAAACGCCCGCCAGCCCGAGGAGGATCCGTACTATCAGCACCTGTACCGAGTAAACCTTGACGGCACTGGAGTCGAGCTACTTTACCCTGGAAACTTCGACCACCGAGTCTATATTGGCGAGTCAAATCGATTCTTTGTCGACAACTACTCGCGAGTAAATACGCGTCCCAGCACAGCACTCGTTAGCGTCGACGGGAAGAGGGTCCTGGACCTAGAAGAGGCTGACTTCTCACAGCTCATGGCTGCTGGATACGAGTTTCCCGAACCCTACAGTGTCAAGGCTGAGGACCGCATCACCGACTTGTACGGCGTCATGTATAAACCGTTTGATTTCGATCCAACGAAAAAATATCCGATTATTGAATATGTTTATCCTGGACCCCAGACGGAATCGGTGTCAAAGTCATTTTCAACTAACCGCTACGAAACAGCACTTTCACAGTTCGGCTTCATAGTGGTCACCGTGGGCAACCGGGGGGGGCACCCGGCTCGCTCGAAGTGGTACCACAACTATGGCTACGGGGACCTTCGTGACTATGGCCTCGCCGACAAGAAAGTCGCGATTGAACAACTGGTAGACCGACACGAGTTCATTGACCAAGACCGCGTGGGTATTTATGGACATTCAGGTGGAGGATTCATGTCGACAGCCGCTATGCTCGTCTACCCTGACTTGTTCAAGGTCGCCGTGTCGTCATCTGGTAATCACAACAATGATGTCTACAACAGCTTTTGGTCAGAGAAACATCACGGCATCAAAGAAGTCTTGAGTGAAGATGGTGAGGTGAGTTTTGAGTATGACATCGACAAGAACTCGGACCTTGCACAAAACCTGCAGGGGCATCTATTACTCACAACGGGTGACATCGACAACAACGTCCACCCAGTAGGGACGTTGAGAATGGCAGAAGCGTTGATCAGGGCTAATAAACGCTTCGACTTCTTCATGTTTCCAGGCCAACGCCATAGCTATGGAGACATGGGAGACTACTGGTTCTGGTTACGTGCAGAGTATTTCGTGGAACACTTACTCGGCGATCTCCACTGGGATCCGGATATCAAGGAATTGAATCTCGTGAGAGATGACGTGCCTGCACCAGCACCACCGCGGACCCCACCGGAGTGA
- a CDS encoding aminotransferase class III-fold pyridoxal phosphate-dependent enzyme, with the protein MCDQSGVLLIFDEVISGFRVALGGAQTIFGVKPDLTCLGKIIGGGLPVGAYGGREDLMTHIASDGPVYQAGTLSGNPLAMTAGT; encoded by the coding sequence TTGTGCGACCAAAGTGGAGTTCTACTCATCTTTGACGAGGTTATCTCTGGTTTCCGAGTGGCATTAGGTGGTGCCCAGACCATCTTTGGCGTCAAGCCTGACCTAACTTGCCTCGGAAAGATCATCGGGGGCGGATTACCAGTTGGCGCCTATGGTGGCCGCGAAGATCTCATGACCCATATCGCGTCCGATGGGCCTGTATATCAGGCGGGCACCTTATCGGGTAATCCGCTGGCGATGACTGCTGGAACCTAG
- a CDS encoding VWA domain-containing protein has translation MTRHRRRRDLTLLLAVVVLVAASAEPPEIQTLSAQSQVPSFRTGVDIVSVTVTVTDASGRYVTNLEQDDFAVYEDRILQELNFFTRSQLPIALALLIDTSASMERRMQTAQEAAIGFAYRLRPQDLASVIDFDSRVNILEDFTNDGARLERAIRRTAAGGSTSLHNAVYISLKELSKVRARTPDEIRRQSIVVLSDGEDTSSLVAFDEVLELAKRSETATYAIGLRTQENSRGRGFQEAGYVLRQLSRETGGRAFFPDSISELTSIYSQIADELSSQYTIGYASKNPVHDGGWRQIIVQTNRPGTTARTKLGYYAPTSP, from the coding sequence ATGACTCGACATCGCCGTCGACGTGATCTCACACTCTTACTAGCGGTGGTAGTTCTAGTAGCAGCGAGTGCAGAGCCTCCAGAAATACAGACGCTGTCGGCCCAGTCTCAAGTACCGTCCTTCAGAACTGGTGTGGATATTGTGTCGGTAACCGTCACGGTTACCGATGCCTCCGGTCGTTATGTTACCAACCTCGAACAGGATGATTTCGCAGTTTACGAGGATCGAATACTGCAAGAACTTAACTTCTTCACACGATCACAACTCCCGATCGCGCTCGCGCTCCTCATCGACACCAGCGCCAGTATGGAGCGTCGGATGCAGACGGCCCAAGAGGCTGCTATTGGGTTTGCATATCGACTCCGCCCGCAGGATCTTGCATCTGTCATCGATTTTGACAGTCGCGTCAATATCCTCGAGGACTTTACGAATGACGGAGCACGCCTCGAGCGTGCGATCCGACGTACCGCCGCTGGTGGCTCAACCTCGCTACATAACGCTGTATATATTTCACTCAAGGAACTGAGTAAGGTGCGCGCACGAACACCCGATGAGATTCGTCGGCAGTCGATCGTTGTCTTGTCTGATGGCGAGGACACCTCTAGCCTAGTGGCATTCGACGAGGTGCTGGAACTGGCAAAACGTTCGGAGACGGCAACATACGCCATTGGACTCCGCACACAGGAGAACAGCAGAGGCCGGGGATTCCAGGAGGCGGGGTACGTGCTTCGACAATTGTCTCGAGAAACTGGAGGACGGGCGTTTTTCCCTGATTCAATCAGTGAACTAACCAGTATTTACAGTCAAATCGCGGATGAGCTCTCAAGTCAGTACACCATCGGCTACGCTTCTAAGAATCCTGTTCATGACGGAGGGTGGCGCCAGATCATCGTGCAGACAAACCGACCAGGTACAACCGCGAGAACAAAGCTCGGCTATTACGCACCCACCTCACCGTAA
- a CDS encoding VWA domain-containing protein, which yields MNARLMIRFVIVGAVFTVGFAVSVLSEATQAQEQRMYVSVQDENDHPVVDLTVSDFVVREDGILREVLRVQRATEPMQVALLVDNSSAAAPYLRDLRDGLGEFVKQISGDHQVAVITFGDRPTIVKDYTWDATELQQAVGRIFPRPSSGSLLLDAIYSAAQGLERREATRPVIVAVTAAGIEYSNRPYQAVLRLIESAGATFHTVVMTTDGASFDTGSRYRDMVLDRGTERTGGRRIDLLRGQFFREALNEIAEELLSQYLLVYARPDTLVPPEEIALSTTLPSLTVRGRSVGPLQ from the coding sequence ATGAATGCCCGATTAATGATTCGTTTTGTCATTGTAGGTGCCGTGTTCACCGTTGGCTTCGCCGTTTCTGTGCTTTCCGAAGCGACCCAAGCGCAGGAACAGCGCATGTATGTCAGCGTACAAGACGAAAACGACCACCCAGTCGTTGACCTCACAGTTAGCGACTTTGTTGTGCGTGAGGACGGCATCCTCCGTGAAGTGCTCCGGGTGCAACGAGCTACCGAACCAATGCAGGTGGCCCTGCTTGTCGACAACAGTTCCGCGGCCGCTCCATATCTTCGCGATCTTCGTGATGGCCTCGGCGAGTTCGTTAAACAGATTTCCGGAGATCATCAGGTGGCGGTGATCACGTTCGGGGATCGGCCCACCATCGTCAAAGACTACACGTGGGACGCCACTGAGCTACAGCAGGCCGTGGGTAGGATATTCCCGCGGCCTAGCAGCGGCTCACTTTTGCTTGATGCGATCTACAGCGCCGCCCAAGGACTGGAGAGACGCGAGGCAACGCGCCCGGTAATCGTCGCGGTAACAGCCGCAGGTATTGAATACAGCAACCGCCCCTATCAAGCCGTGCTCCGCCTTATAGAGAGTGCTGGCGCAACATTCCATACCGTGGTGATGACGACGGATGGTGCTTCATTCGACACAGGCTCACGATACCGAGACATGGTGCTCGACCGAGGCACAGAACGGACCGGGGGGCGCCGAATTGACTTGTTGCGGGGACAATTCTTTCGTGAGGCCCTAAACGAGATAGCGGAAGAACTTCTGTCACAGTACTTGCTGGTCTATGCCCGCCCAGACACGTTGGTACCGCCTGAAGAGATCGCGCTGTCAACAACCCTCCCTTCGTTGACTGTCCGAGGCCGGTCCGTGGGACCATTGCAATGA
- the ndhC gene encoding NADH-quinone oxidoreductase subunit A, translated as MLEAYIPILLFVLVAIGFAIFTLLLSGLLHPERHSKVKLEPYECGIEPETDARDRYSIRFYLVAMLFVIFDVETVFMFPWAVMMDELALFGLIEMIVFLFILVVGYVYAWRKGALEWV; from the coding sequence ATGCTCGAAGCCTACATTCCGATTCTCCTCTTCGTCCTCGTCGCCATTGGCTTTGCGATTTTTACCCTGCTTCTTTCTGGTTTGTTGCATCCCGAGCGACATAGCAAGGTGAAGCTCGAGCCCTACGAGTGCGGGATTGAGCCTGAGACTGACGCACGAGACCGGTACAGTATCCGCTTTTACCTCGTGGCAATGTTGTTCGTCATCTTTGATGTGGAGACCGTCTTCATGTTCCCGTGGGCGGTGATGATGGATGAGTTGGCCCTGTTCGGGCTAATCGAGATGATCGTGTTTCTGTTCATTCTCGTCGTGGGTTATGTCTACGCCTGGCGTAAGGGTGCGTTGGAGTGGGTGTAG
- a CDS encoding NADH-quinone oxidoreductase subunit C, with protein MSDESKSEKPTNPPPSAGPQKVSPVPSTSTPKPEPKAPPAAPTGPADPAPPEDVSEPDFLTQLRTAHGTAIQKVSYWVGDWSVIVSLSSLLDVVKYLRDAPDAAFDYCSDVTATDWPPRDQRFDVIYCLYSTRHRHRVRIKVHAAEDEPVPSVTDIWPAANWLEREVYDLFGVNFVGHPDRRRLLMPDEWQGHPQRKDYPLEGPGELLMENPQDWLRLKNIRDEAEIE; from the coding sequence ATGTCTGACGAATCAAAGTCAGAAAAACCAACCAACCCGCCGCCATCGGCTGGGCCCCAAAAGGTTTCACCGGTGCCGTCGACCTCGACCCCGAAGCCTGAGCCTAAGGCTCCGCCTGCCGCGCCGACGGGTCCCGCGGATCCAGCACCTCCCGAGGATGTAAGCGAGCCAGACTTTTTGACCCAACTCCGTACCGCTCACGGAACTGCTATTCAGAAAGTGAGCTACTGGGTGGGCGACTGGTCTGTGATTGTATCTTTGTCTTCTCTTCTCGATGTAGTTAAGTATCTGCGCGACGCGCCTGACGCTGCATTTGACTATTGTTCGGATGTAACAGCAACAGACTGGCCGCCGCGAGACCAGCGGTTTGATGTCATTTACTGCCTGTACTCAACACGACATCGTCATCGGGTGCGAATCAAAGTGCACGCTGCTGAGGATGAGCCTGTGCCCTCGGTGACGGACATCTGGCCTGCGGCTAACTGGCTGGAGCGGGAAGTCTACGACTTGTTTGGCGTGAATTTCGTCGGGCATCCGGACCGACGTCGCCTGTTGATGCCTGATGAGTGGCAGGGGCACCCTCAGCGTAAGGACTACCCCCTTGAAGGCCCTGGTGAATTACTTATGGAGAATCCTCAGGACTGGTTACGTCTGAAAAATATACGTGATGAGGCGGAGATCGAGTGA
- a CDS encoding NADH-quinone oxidoreductase subunit D has translation MKIEAPRPMFDTSEMVLNMGPQHPSTHGVLRIVLRLDGERVVDADVVVGYLHRGIEKLCENRDWSQIILLTDRMDYVAAASSNLGYCETVEKLMSVEVPRRAQYIRTILGELQRIASHCLWLGTHAMDIGAMTVFLYAFRERELILDLFEEYCGARLTYNATRIGGLPLDIPPGWDKKVREFCDIMDSKLGEYETLLTHNRIWLERTKGIGVIDGPEAIAMGLCGPTLRGSGVPRDVRKDEPYAAYDEFDFEVPIGTEGDTYDRYLVRLEEFRQSLRIIRQAVDGLPEGPIVGKVPRLIKPPAGETYHAVESPKGEIGFFIASDGRSTNPYRFRVRPPSFCNLQGLRRLIRGHLVADVVALIGSIDIVLGEVDR, from the coding sequence ATGAAGATTGAGGCTCCCCGTCCGATGTTTGACACAAGTGAGATGGTCCTAAACATGGGGCCACAGCACCCCAGTACACACGGCGTGCTTCGGATCGTGCTCCGCCTTGATGGTGAGCGCGTAGTTGATGCGGACGTTGTTGTCGGGTACCTCCACCGCGGGATTGAAAAACTTTGCGAGAATCGTGACTGGTCGCAGATCATCCTGCTGACCGATCGTATGGACTACGTGGCTGCAGCTTCTAGCAATCTTGGTTATTGCGAGACGGTGGAGAAGCTGATGTCGGTCGAGGTTCCACGTCGCGCACAATATATCCGGACGATCTTAGGGGAGCTCCAGCGGATTGCCAGTCACTGCCTATGGCTTGGAACCCACGCCATGGACATCGGCGCCATGACAGTTTTTCTCTACGCCTTCCGCGAGCGTGAGCTGATCCTCGACCTGTTCGAGGAGTACTGCGGAGCGCGACTGACGTATAACGCGACGCGTATCGGGGGACTGCCCCTCGACATACCGCCAGGTTGGGACAAGAAGGTTCGTGAGTTCTGCGACATCATGGACTCCAAGCTTGGCGAGTACGAGACACTACTCACACACAATCGAATCTGGCTAGAACGCACGAAGGGCATTGGTGTAATTGACGGACCCGAGGCAATCGCAATGGGTCTTTGTGGACCCACGCTGCGCGGGTCTGGTGTTCCTCGTGACGTCCGTAAGGATGAGCCGTACGCAGCCTATGATGAATTTGATTTCGAAGTGCCTATTGGGACTGAGGGGGATACCTACGATCGCTACCTCGTCCGACTCGAAGAGTTTAGGCAGTCGCTTCGCATCATCCGACAGGCCGTAGATGGGTTGCCCGAGGGGCCCATAGTTGGCAAGGTGCCTAGGCTTATCAAGCCACCAGCGGGGGAGACCTACCACGCTGTCGAGTCGCCCAAAGGCGAAATAGGTTTCTTCATTGCTAGTGATGGGCGATCGACGAATCCCTATCGATTCCGTGTGCGCCCGCCCTCGTTCTGTAATCTGCAAGGTCTACGTCGTCTCATCCGAGGACACTTGGTAGCTGACGTTGTGGCTCTAATTGGGTCCATAGATATCGTTCTGGGAGAGGTGGACCGCTGA
- the nuoH gene encoding NADH-quinone oxidoreductase subunit NuoH — translation MVDTLVVPLLKIVILLNAVLIAVTYMVLLERKVIAWVQSRLGPMRVGPYGALQPIADAVKLMTKEDITPTRADRWVFTASPIIVMVPALIVFAVIPFGPEVELFGRSVPLYITDVNVGLLYIVSVASLGVYGIILAGWASNSKYPLLSSLRASAQLISYEVAVTMTLVSMILMAGTLSMVGIVESQREAGLWFAFVQPVAFVIFFIGGLAETNRAPFDMPEAEQELTGGFHTEYSGMRFALFFLAEYANMIVISCVAVTLFLGGWLRPFPSVEALSFLDLVPSWIWFLFKTFVFLYIFLWIRATLPRYRYDQLMRLGWKVLIPIAIGNVVVTGIAKVLL, via the coding sequence ATGGTCGACACATTAGTGGTCCCGCTTCTCAAGATCGTCATTCTGCTAAATGCAGTGCTTATAGCTGTTACCTATATGGTTCTGCTCGAGCGAAAGGTGATCGCCTGGGTCCAGTCGCGGCTAGGCCCGATGCGCGTGGGTCCGTACGGCGCCTTGCAACCGATCGCTGATGCCGTCAAGTTGATGACGAAGGAAGATATTACGCCCACACGTGCGGACCGCTGGGTCTTTACCGCGTCACCGATCATTGTGATGGTGCCGGCTCTCATCGTCTTCGCGGTTATTCCCTTCGGCCCAGAGGTAGAGCTCTTTGGTCGGTCTGTGCCGCTTTACATTACCGACGTCAATGTCGGTTTGCTGTATATCGTGTCAGTTGCTTCGTTGGGCGTCTACGGCATCATCCTCGCGGGTTGGGCGTCGAACAGTAAGTATCCGCTATTGTCGAGCCTTCGTGCGTCAGCACAACTTATCAGTTACGAAGTTGCTGTGACGATGACGCTAGTCAGCATGATTCTGATGGCTGGTACACTTAGCATGGTCGGCATTGTTGAGTCGCAGCGCGAGGCTGGGCTGTGGTTTGCGTTCGTACAACCGGTAGCATTCGTCATCTTCTTCATCGGTGGTCTTGCAGAAACCAATCGCGCGCCATTTGACATGCCGGAAGCTGAACAGGAACTGACTGGCGGTTTCCACACTGAGTACAGTGGTATGCGGTTCGCACTGTTTTTCCTTGCTGAGTATGCAAACATGATCGTCATCTCGTGTGTGGCGGTCACACTCTTTTTGGGTGGGTGGCTCAGGCCGTTTCCCAGTGTGGAGGCGCTCAGCTTCCTTGACTTGGTACCATCGTGGATCTGGTTCTTGTTTAAGACCTTCGTATTCCTCTACATTTTTCTCTGGATTCGGGCAACCTTGCCCCGTTACCGCTACGACCAGTTGATGCGGCTAGGCTGGAAGGTGCTTATCCCCATCGCAATCGGAAACGTTGTGGTGACGGGCATAGCGAAGGTGCTGTTGTAG
- a CDS encoding NADH-quinone oxidoreductase subunit J codes for MGEAVIFYVLSALILGFAVLVISTRNTVHSVLFLVMNFLLVAMLYVMLGAEFLAVIQVLVYAGGIVVLYLFVVMLVNLKRPPEVHQDPRRQARLGLAVAGAVLAELVAIIVYTSTSPAAPAVAAAGQTVEGGNVEQVGWLLYTDYLIPFEVASILLLVAMVGAIVLAKREL; via the coding sequence ATGGGCGAAGCGGTCATTTTTTATGTTTTGTCGGCCTTGATTTTGGGTTTCGCAGTGCTGGTTATCAGTACCCGAAACACTGTTCACAGCGTGCTGTTTCTGGTTATGAACTTTCTCCTCGTTGCGATGTTATACGTCATGTTGGGCGCGGAGTTCTTGGCAGTCATTCAAGTCTTGGTCTACGCCGGCGGCATCGTCGTGCTGTATTTGTTTGTTGTTATGCTCGTGAATCTGAAGCGGCCTCCCGAGGTTCATCAAGACCCGCGCAGACAGGCACGGCTTGGATTGGCTGTGGCGGGTGCCGTGCTGGCCGAACTCGTAGCCATAATCGTGTACACCTCCACCAGCCCTGCCGCACCTGCCGTCGCCGCTGCGGGACAGACGGTCGAGGGCGGCAATGTCGAGCAGGTTGGTTGGTTGCTCTACACGGACTATCTGATTCCATTTGAGGTTGCGTCGATACTGCTGCTTGTCGCGATGGTTGGTGCGATCGTGCTGGCAAAGCGGGAATTGTAA